A single region of the Caretta caretta isolate rCarCar2 chromosome 25, rCarCar1.hap1, whole genome shotgun sequence genome encodes:
- the EBI3 gene encoding interleukin-27 subunit beta — translation MKWMVIVALVLPAWSAPCSSTAGSEGEEGLCHVHHGALGTDLILHCDRPVGAARAEWRVNGTKVAMSEDAAGGDKDQLLLRNASLAQEGEYSCHHPGTGKTLSRIRLRVGSPPEKPAIECWAVSYPETVNCTWKLKSEPRLETYFITTYRHGLGAKENKCVQPGAGASSCSISDIQMFSITPYVLNVTAVNPLGATMNLFPFIVEQIIRPDPPEDLRVSPIPGESKKLLLEWQPPSSWPFPQYFPLKYLIRYARAGANNNRTIGPYEQTSFILTGIRPRTIHHVQVAARDFTDYGDYSTWSPLVSGTPWTQP, via the exons ATGAAGTGGATGGTGATTGTCGCCTTGGTCCTGCCGGCCTGGTCCGCCCCCTGCAGCAGCACGGCTGGGAGCGAGGGAGAGGAGG GCCTTTGCCACGTCCACCACGGCGCGCTTGGCACcgacctgattcttcactgcgACAGACCCGTGGGGGCCGCCAGGGCGGAATGGAGAGTGAATGGCACCAAGGTGGCCATGTCTGAGGACGCAGCGGGAGGAGACAAGGACCAGCTCTTGCTGCGAAACGCCAGCCTGGCCCAGGAGGGGGAATACAGCTGCCACCACCCGGGCACTGGGAAGACCCTGAGCAGGATTCGGCTGCGGGTGGGCT cGCCTCCCGAGAAGCCTGCCATTGAGTGCTGGGCTGTCAGTTACCCTGAGACTGTCAACTGTACTTGGAAGCTGAAGTCTGAACCGCGCCTGGAGACTTATTTCATCACCACGTACAG GCATGGCCTGGGGGCCAAGGAGAACAAGTGTGTCCAGCCAGGGGCCGGGGCCAGCAGCTGCTCCATCAGCGACATCCAGATGTTTTCCATCACCCCCTATGTGCTGAATGTGACGGCCGTGAACCCGCTGGGCGCAACGATGAACCTCTTCCCCTTCATCGTGGAGCAGATCA TCCGGCCAGATCCCCCGGAGGACCTGAGggtctcccccatccctggggaGAGCAAGAAGCTGCTCCTGGAGTGGCAGCCGCCCAGTTCCTGGCCCTTCCCGCAGTACTTCCCGCTCAAGTACCTCATTCGCTACGCAAGGGCGGGAGCCAACAACAACCGAACG ATCGGGCCATATGAGCAGACCTCCTTCATCCTGACTGGGATCCGCCCCAGAACCATCCACCATGTGCAAGTGGCAGCCAGGGACTTCACGGACTACGGTGACTACAGCACCTGGAGCCCGCTGGTATCAGGCACCCCCTGGACGCAGCCGTGA
- the YJU2 gene encoding splicing factor YJU2, with product MSERKVLNKYYPPDFDPSKIPKLKLPKDRQYVVRLMAPFNMRCKTCGEYIYKGKKFNARKETVQNEVYLGLPIFRFYIKCTRCLAEITFKTDPENTDYTMEHGATRNFQAEKLLEEEEKRVQKEREEEELNNPMKVLENRTKDSKLEMEVLENLQELKELNQRQANVDFESMLKQYKDYEEERKRRELEEDETEMKAMLEQAQSRRFLEDSDSDEEAVQVPSRSALKMKPTDILQEDMEPQSKKLKTESWERSVGKLNSKSQLAGLVTVKKQTPGSTTANGVGKQTTLQSSDAGSWSSSLPAVTQPPSAAQGSSLSLLGAYSDSEDSTSD from the exons ATGTCGGAGAGGAAGGTTTTGAAT AAATACTACCCACCCGACTTCGATCCATCTAAAATCCCAAAGCTCAAGCTCCCAAAGGACCGGCAATATGTTGTGCGGTTGATGGCCCCGTTCAACATGAG GTGCAAGACATGTGGTGAGTACATCTATAAAGGCAAGAAGTTTAATGCTCGCAAGGAGACTGTTCAGAATGAGGTGTACTTGGGGCTTCCCATCTTTCGCTTCTACATCAAATGTACCCGCTGCCTGGCAGAAATCACATTCAAG ACGGATCCTGAGAACACAGACTACACAATGGAACATGGCGCCACTCGGAACTTCCAAGCTGAGAAGCTgttggaggaagaggagaagagggtgcagaaggaaagagaggaggaagagctgAACAATCCCATGAAG GTTTTGGAGAACCGAACGAAGGACTCCAAGCTGGAGATGGAGGTTCTGGAGAACCTGCAAGAGCTGAAGGAGCTGAACCAGCGTCAGGCAAATGTGGACTTTGAATCCATGCTGAAGCAGTATAAGGACTATGAGGAGGAGCGGAAACGAAGGGAGCTAGAGGAGGATGAGACAGAGATGAA AGCTATGCTGGAACAAGCCCAGAGCAGGCGATTCCTGGAAGACTCTGACTCTGATGAGGAAGCTGTCCAAGTGCCCTCAAGGTCAGCGCTGAAAATGAAACCTACTGACATCTTGCAGGAG GACATGGAGCCCCAGAGCAAGAAGCTAAAGACTGAAAGCTGGGAGAGGAGTGTGGGCAAACTGAACAGCAAGTCCCAGCTGGCCGGCCTGGTCACGGTGAAGAAACAGACCCCGGGCTCCACCACCGCTAACGGTGTGGGGAAGCAAACTACACTACAAAGCTCAG ATGCTGGAAGTTGGAGCTCCTCGTTACCTGCTGTGACCCAGCCCCCATCAGCAGCCCAGGGCTCTTCCCTCAGCCTGTTGGGGGCGTATTCTGACAGCGAAGACAGTACCAGTGACTGA